A stretch of DNA from Pirellulales bacterium:
TGTCCTAACTTAAGCCAACTTGTTCACGTCGCGGGCATCCCAACCCAACGACCGCAAGCGGCCAACAGGGGCGGCGGGAATCGAACTCGCAACCTCCGGTTTTGGAGACCGGCGCTCTGCCAATTGAGCTACACCCCTAGCTCGGCCCGGCGGGGGCCAAAAGACGCGGCCCGTCGCCGGGCCGCGTTGGTTTTCTGCTAACGAAGCATCGCCCCGCGGTGGCGGCGACGCTCCCATCGCGCGTTGTCGTTTACTCCAAGATCTTGGTGACCACGCCCGAACCGACCGTCTTGCCGCCTTCGCGAATGGCGAAGCGAACGCCATCGTCCATGGCGATCGGCGAGATCAGTTCGAC
This window harbors:
- a CDS encoding elongation factor Tu, producing the protein VELISPIAMDDGVRFAIREGGKTVGSGVVTKILE